The Thermoleophilum album genome contains a region encoding:
- a CDS encoding rhomboid family intramembrane serine protease — protein MFPIKDNLPTRRFPVLTVLLIVACTIIYFAFEQGGIGLGPVGNERVIEWGAIPYEITHPGKECVEPPPGTRIAALAERAGTPLVCEGQELRLTTAFGGEAVVKLPDRFPAELTRGDPPTWLTLFSSMFLHGGLLHLAGNMLFLWIFGNNVEDSMGRLRFIAFYLLGGLAALVAQVAFDPSAAVPTVGASGAIAAVLGGYALLYPRARVITVVFVLFFFTIVELPALLVLGMWFLVQLFYGAAELGQPLGGSGGVAYFAHIGGFLFGLLAIKAFANRPNREYDASYAYW, from the coding sequence GTGTTTCCGATAAAGGACAATCTGCCGACGCGCCGCTTCCCGGTGCTGACGGTGCTGCTGATCGTCGCCTGCACGATCATCTATTTCGCCTTCGAGCAAGGCGGCATCGGGCTTGGACCGGTTGGCAACGAGCGCGTCATCGAATGGGGCGCGATCCCATACGAGATCACGCACCCGGGCAAGGAGTGCGTGGAGCCGCCGCCCGGGACGCGGATCGCGGCGCTTGCCGAGCGCGCCGGTACGCCGCTCGTTTGCGAGGGCCAGGAACTGAGGTTGACAACCGCCTTCGGCGGCGAGGCGGTGGTGAAGCTGCCGGATCGCTTCCCCGCCGAGCTCACCCGCGGCGATCCACCGACGTGGCTGACGCTGTTCAGCTCGATGTTCCTGCACGGAGGCCTCTTGCATCTGGCCGGGAACATGCTGTTCCTGTGGATCTTTGGGAACAACGTCGAGGACTCGATGGGCAGACTGCGATTCATCGCCTTCTACCTGTTGGGCGGCCTCGCAGCGCTCGTCGCACAAGTGGCGTTCGATCCCTCCGCTGCGGTGCCGACGGTGGGAGCCTCTGGGGCGATCGCCGCGGTTCTTGGCGGCTACGCGTTGCTCTACCCGCGCGCCCGGGTCATTACGGTCGTGTTCGTGCTGTTCTTTTTCACGATCGTCGAGCTGCCCGCTCTGCTCGTTCTAGGGATGTGGTTCCTGGTGCAGCTGTTCTACGGCGCCGCAGAGCTCGGTCAGCCGCTAGGCGGTTCGGGCGGCGTCGCCTACTTTGCGCATATCGGCGGCTTCCTGTTCGGTCTGCTTGCGATCAAGGCGTTTGCAAACCGACCGAACCGTGAGTACGACGCCAGCTACGCCTACTGGTAG
- a CDS encoding D-alanyl-D-alanine carboxypeptidase family protein → MLLVLALAALAAALQVAVVGRESANSERPGGAARAATGSSRAPTGGLGGGGVGAARDPGGLVGAAEGSVRVRLRRPPRAAVLADLAAGRELFAYRPLRRLPIASLTKIATALVVVRSAPPDAVVRIPSAALHYSGSGIGLLRRGMRVRVETLLAGLLTVSGNDAAIALAQTVAPSERVFVDRMNALARELGLACTQFVDPHGLSPRDRSCARDLVILARAAMAEPRIRRIVGRRVATYPFPIRGGKLWLASHNPLLRSGYPGTIGLKTGYTEAAGRCLVAVVRRRGRTLVAVVLGSHDPARQARALLDAGFRQLLDAPRRSPL, encoded by the coding sequence ATGCTGCTGGTACTCGCGCTCGCTGCGCTGGCAGCAGCCTTGCAAGTCGCGGTTGTCGGGCGCGAGTCCGCCAATTCCGAGCGCCCGGGCGGCGCCGCCCGGGCAGCGACCGGCTCGTCACGGGCGCCGACCGGCGGCTTGGGCGGTGGTGGCGTGGGGGCGGCGCGCGATCCAGGCGGCTTGGTCGGGGCGGCCGAGGGCAGCGTGCGGGTGCGGCTGCGGCGGCCGCCGCGCGCGGCGGTGCTCGCGGACCTCGCGGCCGGGCGTGAACTTTTCGCTTACCGACCGCTGCGTCGGCTGCCGATCGCCAGCCTGACGAAGATCGCCACCGCCCTGGTGGTCGTGCGGTCGGCGCCGCCGGACGCGGTGGTGCGCATCCCCAGCGCCGCCCTCCACTATTCGGGCTCAGGTATTGGCCTGCTCCGTCGGGGTATGAGGGTGCGCGTGGAAACCCTGCTGGCGGGGCTGTTGACGGTGTCCGGCAACGACGCGGCGATCGCTCTCGCGCAAACCGTCGCCCCGAGCGAGCGCGTCTTCGTCGACCGGATGAACGCGCTGGCGCGCGAACTCGGCCTGGCCTGCACGCAGTTCGTCGACCCCCATGGCCTCTCGCCGCGCGATCGTTCCTGCGCGCGCGACTTGGTGATCCTCGCCCGCGCGGCGATGGCCGAGCCGCGCATCCGCCGCATCGTCGGGCGCCGGGTCGCGACCTACCCCTTCCCGATTCGCGGGGGCAAGCTCTGGCTGGCATCGCACAACCCCCTGCTGCGCAGCGGGTACCCCGGCACCATCGGCCTCAAGACGGGGTACACGGAGGCCGCCGGGCGTTGTCTGGTGGCGGTGGTGCGACGCCGAGGTCGCACGCTCGTCGCAGTGGTGCTGGGGTCGCACGATCCCGCTCGCCAGGCGCGTGCCCTGCTCGACGCGGGGTTTCGGCAGTTGCTAGATGCTCCGCGCCGAAGCCCGCTGTGA
- a CDS encoding delta-60 repeat domain-containing protein — MVIWTCRLVVRALCLRIPGSGAEARASALQSDGKLVVVGGIDKDFVVARYNPDGSLDTSFGSGGKVATDLGDRSGRVRATRRTGSLCSRMGGLWWRAPAAVQVLGILWSLGIWSLWVPPRLLGFGRLGLGWFGFRGG; from the coding sequence ATGGTGATCTGGACTTGTCGTTTGGTGGTACGGGCTTTGTGTTTACGGATCCCGGGTAGCGGTGCGGAGGCCCGGGCGAGTGCGCTGCAGTCGGACGGCAAGCTTGTGGTGGTTGGTGGGATCGACAAGGATTTCGTTGTTGCCCGCTACAACCCTGATGGTTCCCTCGACACCTCGTTCGGCAGTGGCGGGAAGGTCGCAACCGACCTCGGGGATCGTTCTGGTCGGGTGCGCGCGACTCGGCGTACGGGCTCGCTTTGCAGCCGGATGGGCGGATTGTGGTGGCGGGCGCCGGCGGCCGTCCAGGTGTTGGGCATTTTGTGGTCGCTAGGTATTTGGAGTCTGTGGGTCCCGCCTCGCCTGCTCGGGTTCGGGCGGCTTGGGCTCGGCTGGTTCGGGTTCCGGGGTGGTTGA
- a CDS encoding flavin-containing monooxygenase has translation MTAEPRDITADDASVAGLPIRTEPTALDFDAIIIGAGVSGIGAAYYLQKHHPAKRYAILEARQEVGGTWDLFRYPGIRSDSDLHTFGYEFKPWTDDKAIADGPAIKAYIEETAREYGIDRHIRFGHKVVAARWSSATASWTLEVERVADGERFELTCRWLFGATGYYRYDRGHEPYFEGRERFRGTIIHPQFWPEDFDYTGKRVVVIGSGATAVTLVPAMTDRAAHVVMLQRSPTYILPLPARDAIANRLRKVIGEERAYKLVRYKNVLRQLGFYAFCRRFPNAARKLIRWVNARALRGTDCDVDVHFNPSYDPWDQRLCVVPDGDLYQAIRAGKASIVTDRIKRFTETGIELESGRHLEADVIVTATGLELVTFGGIAVSVDGETRPPGETVVYKGSMLADVPNFAFAIGYTNASWTLKVDLVWDHYCRLIRWVEQRGYDAVVPRLPKAGIELQPLLDFKANYVLRALDRLPKQGKRAPWYLAMNYFKDRRYLRKGPVADDALELFTARGISDVRESAGGAARAAAEPAAAVAEVAA, from the coding sequence ATGACCGCCGAGCCTCGAGACATAACCGCCGACGACGCGAGTGTCGCGGGACTTCCGATTCGCACCGAGCCCACCGCGCTCGACTTCGACGCGATCATCATCGGTGCCGGCGTCTCCGGGATCGGAGCGGCCTACTACCTGCAGAAGCACCACCCGGCGAAGCGCTACGCGATTCTCGAGGCGCGGCAGGAGGTCGGCGGCACTTGGGATCTCTTCCGCTATCCGGGGATCCGTTCTGACTCCGACCTTCACACGTTCGGCTACGAGTTCAAGCCCTGGACCGACGACAAGGCGATCGCCGATGGTCCTGCCATCAAGGCCTACATCGAGGAAACGGCACGCGAGTACGGCATCGATCGCCACATCCGCTTTGGCCACAAGGTCGTTGCCGCCCGCTGGTCAAGCGCGACCGCGAGCTGGACGCTCGAGGTCGAGCGAGTAGCCGACGGCGAACGTTTCGAGTTGACCTGCCGCTGGCTCTTCGGCGCTACCGGCTACTACCGCTACGACCGTGGCCACGAGCCGTACTTTGAGGGGCGCGAGCGCTTCCGCGGCACGATCATCCATCCCCAGTTCTGGCCCGAGGACTTCGACTACACGGGCAAGCGCGTGGTGGTGATCGGAAGCGGCGCGACGGCGGTGACGCTGGTGCCGGCTATGACCGATCGCGCTGCCCACGTGGTGATGCTCCAGCGCTCGCCCACTTACATCCTTCCGCTCCCCGCCCGCGACGCGATCGCCAATCGCTTGCGCAAGGTGATCGGCGAGGAGCGCGCTTACAAGCTCGTGCGCTACAAGAACGTGCTGCGCCAGCTCGGTTTTTACGCCTTCTGCCGGCGTTTTCCGAATGCCGCGCGGAAGCTGATCCGGTGGGTCAACGCGCGCGCCTTGCGCGGGACCGATTGCGATGTCGATGTGCACTTCAATCCCAGCTACGACCCGTGGGATCAGCGTCTCTGCGTGGTCCCCGACGGTGACCTCTATCAAGCGATTCGCGCAGGCAAGGCCTCGATCGTTACCGATCGCATCAAGCGCTTCACCGAGACCGGTATCGAGCTCGAGTCCGGGCGCCACCTCGAGGCCGACGTAATCGTCACCGCCACGGGTCTTGAGCTCGTCACCTTCGGCGGCATCGCGGTGAGCGTCGATGGCGAGACTCGTCCACCCGGCGAGACCGTGGTCTACAAGGGCTCGATGCTCGCCGACGTGCCGAACTTCGCCTTTGCGATCGGTTACACGAACGCCTCTTGGACGCTCAAGGTCGATCTCGTTTGGGACCACTACTGCCGGTTGATCCGGTGGGTGGAGCAGCGCGGTTATGACGCCGTCGTTCCGCGCTTGCCGAAGGCGGGCATCGAGCTGCAGCCGCTCCTCGACTTCAAGGCCAACTACGTGCTGCGCGCGCTCGATCGACTGCCCAAGCAGGGCAAGCGGGCGCCTTGGTACCTCGCCATGAACTACTTCAAGGACCGCCGCTACCTGCGCAAGGGTCCGGTTGCCGACGACGCGCTCGAGCTCTTCACCGCGCGGGGTATCAGCGACGTGCGAGAGAGTGCCGGCGGCGCGGCACGGGCCGCGGCCGAGCCAGCTGCGGCGGTTGCCGAGGTAGCGGCCTAA
- a CDS encoding PucR family transcriptional regulator, translating into MNRAAGFGGEGPTGPQRPPLRKVPAQTPSRQAGSTPSTAATASLAADGIGAPDRDRDLLPKPVVPGRRYDAPPRIVELMREGAQRALAASTEILERVERAALEEHDPLVSADPVLLEAFRRANRVMIAHWAESVARDPLQPVEPFVGPEIVGLVRDLVRRDLDARAVEPYRAGQNAAWQAWMEICFTLTDDPAELRELLRLSARSIFDYVDVTSAATVEWIIREREQLSRGTNAERLAAVTLLLEGSPIDPARTGRRLGYELAGKHLAAVVWSTAPDVRASALDEAVAALARAVGVRHPLVVVPSEGTRWAWFHGAEVPDSEDVARQLAALGEVRAAFGTPGTDLEGFRRSHREALAAQRLVSRLGSAARAVRYDEVRLAALLTSDSEAARSFVIETLGELANAPATLRETLRIYLREQSNATRTARALPAHRNTVLARVARAESLLPRPLAEHALEVACALEIAHWQDGPGR; encoded by the coding sequence ATGAACCGGGCAGCTGGTTTCGGCGGCGAGGGGCCAACCGGACCTCAACGTCCGCCGCTGCGCAAGGTTCCCGCGCAAACTCCTAGCCGGCAGGCGGGGTCGACGCCTAGTACGGCAGCGACGGCATCGCTAGCTGCCGACGGTATCGGCGCCCCCGACCGGGACCGCGACCTCTTGCCCAAGCCGGTCGTGCCAGGACGGCGCTACGACGCACCGCCACGGATCGTCGAGCTGATGCGTGAGGGGGCGCAGCGCGCGCTGGCGGCGTCGACGGAGATCCTCGAACGGGTCGAGCGGGCAGCGCTCGAGGAGCACGATCCGCTGGTCTCTGCCGATCCGGTGCTACTCGAGGCGTTCCGGCGCGCCAACCGGGTGATGATTGCCCATTGGGCGGAGTCGGTGGCCCGCGATCCGTTGCAGCCGGTCGAACCGTTCGTCGGTCCGGAGATCGTGGGCCTGGTGCGTGACCTCGTGCGCCGTGACCTCGACGCGCGCGCCGTCGAGCCCTACCGCGCCGGCCAGAACGCCGCTTGGCAAGCGTGGATGGAGATTTGCTTCACCCTGACCGACGACCCCGCCGAGCTGCGCGAGCTGCTGCGCTTGTCGGCGCGGTCGATCTTCGACTACGTCGACGTGACCAGCGCCGCGACTGTCGAGTGGATCATTCGCGAGCGCGAGCAGCTGAGCCGAGGGACCAACGCCGAGCGCTTAGCCGCCGTGACCTTGCTGCTCGAGGGATCCCCGATTGACCCGGCGCGCACCGGTCGCCGCCTAGGTTACGAGCTGGCCGGCAAGCATCTGGCCGCGGTCGTCTGGTCTACCGCGCCCGATGTGCGAGCGTCGGCGCTCGATGAAGCGGTGGCCGCGCTCGCCCGCGCGGTCGGCGTACGGCACCCCCTCGTGGTCGTACCAAGCGAGGGTACGCGCTGGGCGTGGTTCCACGGGGCCGAAGTCCCAGACAGCGAAGACGTGGCGCGGCAGCTCGCAGCGCTCGGCGAGGTGCGTGCGGCGTTCGGCACCCCGGGGACCGACCTCGAGGGTTTCCGTCGTTCGCATCGCGAGGCACTGGCCGCGCAAAGGCTCGTCTCGAGGCTCGGCTCGGCGGCTAGGGCGGTGCGCTACGACGAAGTTCGCCTCGCCGCCCTCCTAACGAGCGACAGCGAAGCTGCTCGTTCGTTCGTCATCGAGACGCTGGGGGAGCTCGCCAACGCGCCGGCAACGCTCCGCGAAACACTCCGTATCTACCTGCGGGAACAGTCGAATGCGACGCGCACCGCCCGTGCGCTGCCCGCTCACCGCAACACCGTGCTCGCCCGCGTCGCTCGTGCCGAGAGCTTGCTGCCGCGCCCGCTCGCCGAGCACGCGCTGGAGGTCGCGTGCGCGCTAGAGATTGCGCACTGGCAGGACGGGCCTGGGCGCTAG
- a CDS encoding class I SAM-dependent methyltransferase, protein MTFAVDPALYERFMGRYARLLAPRVADAVGAAPGRRALDVGCGSGALLDVLVERCGVENVAAIDPSRPFVEHCRRRHPRADVREGEAEALPWPDGQFDIVVAQLVLNFLRDRRAGLAEMARVAATGGRVAAATWAIERGMEMLDAFWEAARSLDPNVEGRNPQTHVGRAELRSLFEAAGLASVELREIEVSANYSSFAELWDSFAVGVGPPGDYLRGLEADARQALAQELWCLLGKPSGAFTLTARAWLAIGDA, encoded by the coding sequence TTGACGTTCGCCGTCGATCCCGCGCTCTACGAGCGTTTCATGGGTCGCTACGCGCGACTTCTGGCGCCCCGGGTCGCGGACGCCGTAGGGGCTGCGCCAGGCCGCCGCGCGCTGGACGTGGGTTGCGGTTCGGGTGCGCTCCTAGACGTCCTCGTCGAGCGCTGCGGAGTCGAGAACGTCGCTGCGATCGACCCTTCGCGGCCTTTCGTCGAGCATTGTCGCCGGCGCCACCCGCGCGCCGACGTGCGCGAGGGCGAGGCCGAGGCGTTGCCGTGGCCTGACGGTCAGTTCGACATCGTGGTCGCCCAGCTAGTCCTCAACTTCCTGCGCGACCGCCGCGCCGGCCTTGCGGAGATGGCGCGCGTGGCGGCAACCGGCGGGCGCGTCGCGGCCGCTACCTGGGCGATCGAGCGGGGTATGGAAATGCTCGACGCGTTCTGGGAGGCAGCGCGCTCGCTGGACCCGAACGTCGAGGGACGAAACCCGCAGACCCACGTGGGGCGAGCGGAGCTGCGCTCGCTGTTCGAGGCCGCCGGACTCGCGTCGGTCGAGTTGCGGGAGATCGAGGTGAGTGCGAACTACAGCAGCTTCGCCGAGCTTTGGGATTCGTTCGCAGTCGGTGTCGGTCCGCCGGGCGATTACTTGCGCGGGCTCGAAGCCGACGCTCGCCAAGCGCTCGCGCAGGAGCTTTGGTGTCTGCTCGGGAAGCCCAGCGGCGCCTTCACGCTCACGGCGCGCGCGTGGCTGGCGATCGGGGACGCGTAG
- a CDS encoding carboxyl transferase domain-containing protein, producing the protein MAAALAELERLRALTADSGRPAAVARRHAAGGLTARENLAALVDPGTLIEYGRLAVAAQRARRGVDELHAQTPADGLVAMLGRVNGELFGDRAWCALLAYDYTVLAGTQGAIGHRKKDRLFELVERLRLPVVFFAEGGGGRPGDTDFPVASALDVRAFALWGRLDGVVPRIAIVHGRCFAGNAVIAGASDLIVATRSASLGMGGPAMIQAGGLGSVDPDDVGPAEMHAETGTVDVLVDDERAAATLARKLLAFFQGRTPPAESAAEGLALRSVVPARRRRAFDVRRVFDALFDHDSVVYLRERHAPELVTALARIEGRPLGVIANNSQYLAGVITAAAADKASDLMRLCDRFGLPIVSLIDTPGFMVGPEHERTGLVRRASRMLATGSKLRVPLIAVVLRRAFGLGAQAMAGGSLHEPLLTVAWAGAELGPMNLEGAVRLALRRELEQIGDPEERERLVREATRLAEEQGSAFNAARLFEVDEVIDPAETRPLVASALAAASAHSQP; encoded by the coding sequence ATGGCGGCCGCGCTTGCCGAGCTCGAGCGTCTGCGCGCCCTCACGGCGGACAGCGGGCGACCTGCCGCCGTCGCGCGTCGACACGCGGCCGGCGGTCTTACGGCACGCGAAAACCTCGCCGCGCTGGTCGACCCGGGCACACTGATCGAGTACGGGCGCTTGGCAGTGGCCGCCCAGCGGGCTCGCCGCGGGGTCGACGAACTACACGCACAAACGCCGGCCGATGGACTGGTGGCAATGCTCGGGCGCGTCAACGGGGAGCTTTTTGGGGATCGTGCCTGGTGCGCCCTGTTGGCTTACGACTACACGGTGCTGGCGGGCACCCAGGGGGCCATCGGGCACCGCAAGAAGGACCGCCTGTTTGAGCTTGTGGAGCGCTTGCGGCTGCCAGTCGTGTTTTTCGCCGAAGGGGGCGGCGGGCGTCCCGGCGACACCGACTTTCCCGTTGCCTCGGCACTCGATGTGCGCGCCTTCGCGCTGTGGGGACGTCTCGACGGGGTGGTGCCGCGGATCGCGATCGTGCACGGCCGTTGCTTCGCGGGCAACGCGGTTATCGCCGGCGCCTCCGACCTGATCGTCGCCACGCGCTCGGCATCCCTCGGGATGGGCGGTCCGGCGATGATCCAAGCAGGGGGGCTTGGCAGTGTCGACCCCGACGACGTCGGGCCCGCGGAGATGCATGCCGAGACCGGTACCGTCGATGTACTAGTGGATGACGAGCGAGCGGCGGCAACGCTCGCCCGCAAGCTGCTGGCTTTCTTTCAAGGGCGCACGCCGCCCGCCGAAAGTGCTGCGGAGGGGCTGGCGTTGCGGTCGGTGGTGCCTGCGCGGCGCCGCCGCGCGTTCGATGTGCGACGCGTCTTTGACGCTCTCTTCGATCACGACTCGGTGGTCTACCTCCGCGAGCGCCACGCCCCCGAGCTGGTCACGGCGCTTGCCCGGATCGAAGGGCGCCCGCTCGGTGTGATCGCGAACAACAGCCAGTACCTGGCAGGTGTGATCACGGCCGCGGCAGCCGATAAGGCGAGCGACCTGATGCGCTTGTGTGATCGCTTCGGTCTACCGATCGTGTCCTTGATTGATACGCCCGGCTTCATGGTCGGTCCAGAGCACGAGCGCACCGGACTCGTGCGGCGGGCGTCGCGTATGCTGGCCACCGGGAGCAAGCTACGGGTGCCGCTGATCGCGGTGGTGCTGCGCCGCGCCTTCGGGCTTGGGGCGCAAGCGATGGCGGGCGGCAGTCTGCACGAGCCGTTGCTCACGGTGGCTTGGGCGGGGGCCGAGCTTGGACCGATGAATCTGGAAGGAGCGGTGCGGCTCGCGCTGCGGCGCGAGCTCGAGCAGATCGGCGACCCCGAAGAGCGGGAGCGGCTCGTGCGCGAGGCCACGCGCCTGGCCGAGGAGCAGGGCAGCGCTTTCAACGCCGCGCGCCTCTTTGAGGTAGACGAGGTGATCGATCCGGCGGAGACCCGTCCACTGGTCGCCAGCGCGCTGGCGGCGGCCAGCGCTCACAGCCAGCCTTGA
- a CDS encoding putative bifunctional diguanylate cyclase/phosphodiesterase, whose translation MLRSIRVRLARLLPRGVSPAQWATIVAGLAMVLALALVADLARRRADEYRQAEAAVARIEAASATLQAATWRGLYDYAAHGPSPSLTAALPARGFASWAELSAGLDDLGALGLTADQKRLAQAAADVRRSGMAALGAYRLGRPALAVRLVQSRLEPAVVRLGAEARQTARRQHERAAGTLARARLAFLGAFTSGLLLFALAAWRFERLRRRARVERAVRAAERREEARLRALLDQSRECVLVLDRSLTVRWAAGPGRSLLGMAPSELVGRSLLGLVHPDDAGLLNGLIAAASARHSGEGVDCRLRHLDGYWVHVEAVARDRCSDPLIGGIVVTLRDIGERKQFEQELLHRAFHDALTGLPNRALFEDRVGQVLAQVRESGLRAAVMLIDLDDFKTVNDGLGHAIGDDVLREAGRRIARCVKPTDTVARFGGDEFALLATVGSGDDPLALALRVLAALRDPYAVDGRELNLSASIGVVDVAPDTTVAELLRDADTAMYAAKEGGKDRVELFDTDMHRRVLERLELRGDLQRALDAGEFELHYQPIVDLESRAPVGFEALLRWRHPRRGLVPPLEFVPLAEETGLIIPIGRWVLRKACATVARWREQIPGCDVDISVNVAPRQLRDEHFERDVQEVLRETGIAPSAVVLEITESLLAEDPKVLAARLERLRALGVRIAVDDFGTGYSALSHLRTLPIDVLKVDRTFIDGIDRDREKEALVRGIVSLGSTLRLEVVAEGIEDERQADCLRRMQSQLGQGFYFARPLPEKEAEKLLRASLAARGDESAATDRKLSGSVPPSRSAPLSARTNA comes from the coding sequence TTGCTCAGATCCATACGAGTCCGTCTGGCACGCCTGCTGCCGCGTGGTGTTTCGCCTGCGCAGTGGGCGACGATCGTCGCGGGCCTCGCGATGGTCTTGGCGTTGGCGCTGGTTGCGGACCTCGCTCGTCGCCGGGCCGACGAGTACCGCCAAGCCGAGGCGGCGGTCGCCCGCATCGAGGCCGCGAGCGCGACCCTGCAAGCGGCTACCTGGCGAGGTCTCTACGACTACGCAGCACACGGTCCGTCACCATCTTTGACGGCCGCCCTGCCCGCGCGCGGTTTCGCCTCCTGGGCCGAGTTGTCGGCGGGGCTCGATGATCTCGGTGCACTCGGCCTGACCGCCGATCAAAAGCGACTAGCGCAAGCAGCAGCAGACGTTCGGCGCTCCGGCATGGCGGCACTCGGGGCGTACCGGCTGGGACGGCCAGCGCTGGCAGTGCGGCTGGTGCAGTCGCGCCTCGAACCGGCTGTCGTGCGGCTTGGTGCAGAAGCACGGCAGACAGCGAGGCGCCAGCACGAGCGTGCGGCAGGCACGCTCGCACGTGCGCGTCTGGCCTTTCTCGGCGCGTTCACGAGCGGCTTGCTGCTATTCGCGCTCGCTGCTTGGCGGTTTGAGCGCTTGCGTCGTCGGGCGCGCGTCGAACGAGCAGTGCGGGCCGCCGAGCGCCGCGAAGAAGCGCGCCTGCGGGCGCTTTTGGACCAGTCGCGGGAGTGCGTGTTGGTGCTCGATCGCTCGCTCACCGTGCGTTGGGCGGCGGGTCCGGGGCGCTCGCTCCTCGGGATGGCGCCCAGCGAGTTGGTCGGCAGATCGCTGTTGGGGCTCGTGCACCCGGACGACGCGGGACTTTTGAATGGCCTGATCGCTGCCGCTTCGGCGCGCCACAGCGGCGAGGGGGTGGATTGTCGACTGCGACACCTCGACGGTTACTGGGTCCACGTGGAGGCGGTCGCGCGCGACCGCTGCTCGGATCCGTTGATCGGTGGCATCGTCGTGACGCTCCGCGACATCGGCGAGCGCAAGCAGTTCGAACAAGAGCTGTTGCACCGCGCCTTCCACGACGCACTGACCGGCCTTCCGAACCGGGCGCTGTTCGAGGATCGGGTAGGCCAGGTCCTGGCGCAGGTGCGCGAGAGCGGGCTGCGGGCGGCGGTGATGTTGATCGACCTCGACGATTTCAAGACCGTCAACGACGGCCTCGGGCACGCGATCGGTGACGATGTCCTGCGCGAAGCCGGACGCCGGATTGCTCGCTGCGTCAAGCCCACGGACACGGTTGCTCGCTTCGGCGGCGACGAGTTCGCACTGCTTGCGACGGTCGGGTCCGGCGACGATCCCCTGGCGTTGGCACTGCGGGTGCTGGCGGCGCTACGCGACCCGTATGCCGTCGACGGTCGCGAACTGAATCTCTCGGCGTCGATCGGAGTTGTCGACGTTGCGCCGGACACGACGGTGGCGGAGCTTTTGCGCGACGCCGACACCGCCATGTACGCGGCCAAGGAGGGCGGCAAGGACCGCGTGGAGCTGTTCGACACGGACATGCACCGGCGGGTGCTGGAGCGGCTCGAGCTGCGTGGCGATCTCCAGCGGGCGCTCGACGCGGGCGAATTCGAGCTCCACTATCAACCGATCGTCGACCTCGAGTCGCGCGCACCGGTTGGCTTCGAGGCGCTCTTGCGCTGGCGCCATCCGCGACGCGGCTTGGTGCCGCCGTTGGAGTTCGTACCGCTGGCCGAGGAGACCGGACTGATCATCCCGATCGGCCGTTGGGTATTGCGAAAAGCGTGCGCCACGGTGGCACGCTGGCGCGAGCAGATCCCCGGTTGCGACGTCGACATCAGCGTCAACGTGGCTCCCCGACAGTTGCGCGACGAGCACTTCGAGCGGGACGTTCAGGAAGTGCTTCGCGAGACGGGCATCGCGCCTTCGGCGGTGGTGCTCGAGATCACCGAGAGCCTGCTCGCCGAGGATCCGAAGGTGCTGGCCGCGCGGCTCGAGCGGTTGCGGGCACTGGGCGTGCGCATCGCGGTCGACGACTTCGGCACCGGTTACTCGGCGCTCTCGCACCTGCGCACGCTGCCGATCGATGTGCTCAAGGTCGACCGCACGTTCATCGACGGAATCGACCGCGATCGCGAAAAGGAAGCGCTCGTGCGGGGAATCGTGAGCCTTGGCAGCACGCTGCGGCTGGAGGTGGTGGCGGAGGGGATCGAGGACGAACGACAGGCCGACTGCCTGCGCAGGATGCAGTCCCAGCTTGGACAGGGCTTCTACTTCGCTCGTCCGCTACCGGAAAAAGAAGCCGAAAAGTTGCTGCGAGCAAGTCTCGCTGCCCGGGGCGACGAGTCGGCGGCTACCGACCGCAAGTTGTCGGGGAGCGTCCCGCCCAGTCGGTCTGCGCCGCTCTCGGCACGCACCAACGCCTAG
- the nucS gene encoding endonuclease NucS gives MRLIVARCEVLYDGRLSTRLPEAVRLILLKADGSVMVHADSGGYKPLNWMSPPTVIEEHHDRLRIARLRPPAEQIEIKLCEVLADQRFALDASVQLEKDGVERELQDLLERDPLAIREGLRLVRREWATDLGPVDLMCRDELRGGYVAIEVKRVATIAAVEQLSRYLERIGHDPSLRPCSGILVACEIKPQARTLAKARGIECVEIDLQALRASGRNELQLFAA, from the coding sequence GTGCGCCTGATCGTCGCCCGCTGCGAGGTGCTCTATGACGGCCGTCTTTCGACGCGTCTACCGGAAGCGGTGCGTTTGATCTTGCTCAAGGCCGACGGGTCGGTGATGGTCCATGCCGACAGCGGGGGATACAAACCGCTCAACTGGATGTCGCCGCCGACCGTGATCGAGGAGCACCACGACCGTTTGCGAATCGCGCGACTGCGACCACCCGCGGAGCAGATCGAGATCAAGCTGTGCGAAGTTCTGGCAGACCAGCGCTTCGCGCTCGATGCTTCCGTCCAGCTCGAAAAGGACGGTGTAGAGCGGGAGCTGCAGGATCTCTTGGAGCGCGATCCGCTAGCGATCCGCGAGGGGCTGCGGCTCGTGCGTAGGGAGTGGGCAACCGACCTCGGCCCGGTCGATCTGATGTGTCGCGACGAGCTTCGCGGAGGGTACGTGGCAATTGAGGTAAAGCGCGTCGCGACAATCGCCGCGGTCGAGCAGCTAAGCCGTTACCTCGAGCGAATCGGGCACGACCCGAGCCTGCGTCCCTGCTCGGGAATTCTGGTGGCTTGTGAGATCAAACCGCAGGCGCGGACTCTCGCGAAGGCGCGGGGAATCGAGTGCGTCGAGATCGATCTGCAGGCGCTGAGGGCTAGCGGCAGGAACGAGCTGCAACTGTTCGCGGCGTAG